The sequence AATGCTTTGCTTTTCTGAAAAGTGAACTAAGTTGGGACAAAACTCGAACACTTCTCCACGCGGCCTAACAAAACGAACGCCCCCGGCTCGCCGCCTGAGCACCACCCGGGTCCTCGGCCACGCCCGGAGGCGGAAGGAGGGGCGGAAGGGGCGGGGACTCCATGCGACAGTTGCCGGCGCCGGAAGTTGGCTGCGACACGGGGACGAGCCGGAATCCGCTTCGAAGCTCAGAGTAGGAGGTTTCTCCGGGCTGCGTGGTCGGGGAAGTGGTTGGTTAGGATTTGGAGGTGGGTATTTGGATTTAAACTGGTAAGACCCTCAAGGTTAGAAAGGGTCAGTATGAGGTTAGAATTGGGAGGAGCTGGGGCTCGAGTGGGTGGTGTTAATCCTTTGTTCCGTTTCGTTCAGTTGAGCTGTTTGGCTTTTGAgagtttttctccctttattttcgGTTCGCATAGCCCTTTGTTGAGGGATGTAATTGGCCTTCTGCTAAGTTTTGGAAATGTAGGACTTGCGTTACAATGGGGACGCAAGCTTTGCCGTCAGATTCCAGTGCCCCCTGCCTCGTCATAGCTGAAGAATCCTGCGCAGATTGACTTCTACAAGGCtgggtttcttcatctgtaaagtaagGGTAGTACTTCTAGGATTGTCGTAAAGGTGATAATGAAACAATATGTGTGAAATGTTGTTACTGTGTCCAGTTTGAGGCTAAGTGCACAAAACGTTGCGTTTTTGTTTCGTCCTTTAGCTCTACCCATTGGGTTTGAAAAAGCACAGGTTAGGAATTGGGACCTTTTTAGGTTTCCCTCGGAAAAATGGGAATTTTGGGAAAGTTGGATTTGTGAGGAGTCCCTTTGAGTTATTCAGTATTTGAGTCTGTGATTTCAGGGACTATCCATGGACACCCAGAAGGACGTTCAACCCCCAAAGCAGCAGCCAATGATATATATCTGCGGAGGTAAGAGTAGAACTAACGTAAAGTAGGAagagttttgaaataattacGCTTAACTTTGACTTCAGTGAGTAATCTTTAAAGTTATAAAGCAGAATACTAgcgactgtaaaaaaaaaaaaaaaatttctatcacTAAGAGTTCATTTTCTCTCCAAGAAAAAATGCACTGCCCACAACTTTTTTCCTTTGCCCCTTAGTATATTGGttgttaaataataaaagttcaactgagtaaattttaaagatgtgaTAGGCTTTACTAAtggattcatgaatcaggcagcatcctGTCTAGGAAGTAGATGGGAGCTCCAAAGGGCTACAGAAAATTAAAGGTAGAGaggagtggaaaaaaaattattagcaaaggATTCGTTGTTTCAGGTAAGGTCGCTGTTCtaaggggaaaggaaaagcagTAAATTTTCTAATGCGGACAAGGACCATGTTAACTGGTCAGAGGTTACATTTCTGCAGGGTTGAAACTGCGGTTAGGTTATGTGTTAAGTCTTGGTCTACCGACGTGGCACCTTAACCTAAGTAAGGCCATTTGGagcctgtggttttcttcttAACGTGGTCATAGCACCATACTCTTGGGATTGAGTACATTTTAGTGCTTTGGGTGAAAatatggttagaaaaaaaaattaaataaaaaaaatatggttaGGATAATTTGCTTGTCTGTCATATTTTCCCTTTAGACATTGAAtaaacatgctttcttttttagaatgtcACACAGAAAACGAAATAAAATCCAGGGATCCAATCAGATGCAGAGAATGTGGATATAGAATAATGTACAAGAAAAGGACTAAAAGATGTATCCTTTTACCTTGTTACATATGAAGGGGGTGGAAGTGAAGAATAATGCTCCAGTGCTTTGAACTACTTACCAAAAAGGGGGGGCATGATTAGGATTTTtcataatccttttatttttattttcataataaaaattaatcctGTGTAGAGGCATCTACTAAGTATCTAAATACTAGTTCTCATAAGTCCATTTTTCAGGATCtgtatttaacttattttacttatactCCTTCTTGAGTTTAAGGACAAACTAAATTATAcaaggagaaatacaaatattgtGAATGAATGCTACCTAATGGAAAAAGTGAGGCTTACAAATTAGCTAAAAGACTGAAAGTACATTGTTATGTGGTTATTAATATacaattacaatattttttaaaccagtaAGTTATCTTGCTAACATTACTTTAGGGGTTTTTGGTGCATTGGTCTTTCATATCATGGAAAGGGGACtagtaaaaattgaaaaacatttttttaagttcatttccAACTGCCATAGtaaatagttcattcttttttgcattttagaTTAAATAGCTATTGCAAAGAGAAAGTGACTTGGAAGTGTTAAATCCTTcgtacaatttttaaatatgctttttgtccttaatttcattttaatacagtGGTGGTTTTTGATGCTCGATGAAACATGGAGTTCAGAGGATTATCTTCGTTTGTACCTGGATTTGCTGTTAATGTTGTATAGCCTTTGATTAGTGTATATATCTTTATGAATACAAAtacacatgatttcattttaaaatccatcTTGTATTTAGGTATCAATAGTTTctataaagaaaagctttttgttcaataattgataataatttacttttattgtatatataatctGACACAGGGTGAAAAAGTGCTTCCTTAAACCACACTTTTAATCAAGGCTTAGAATCTTGTGGGGGCcttgttaaaaatgaagttttctaGGGCTCTTTGAAGATCTGATTAAGTAAGTTCCTTGGAAACTACTGTTTTACATCACCAAGTCTGTAAACTCTCCAGCATCATTTTGTTCTGTGTATACTAATGTACTTAGCATGAAtgcattattttgagttaaatttttcatttttccttgatATAGGCCTTCTGTATTTGTATACAATGCTTgactatgtttttaaatattggctgagggtgggacgcccaggtggctcaccaagtgagcgtctgtctttggctcagggcgtgatcccggagtcctgggattgagtcccaaatcaggatccctgcatggaacctgcttctccctctgcctatgtctttgcctctctttttgtgtctctcatgaataaataaataaaatcttaagtacaTTTTGGATGAGGGAAAAGAAACTTTAATGGTTGCATCTGTAAAGCAAAATCAGCCCTAAGTAAAGTACATGAAGCAGATTATTAAGGCAGGTGTAGTTTCTGGGATGTAATCAGAATTCTGGTAAAAAATTCTGCTttcaggatattaaaaaaaaattgggactgGTTTACATTGACCTGTggataaatgtttaaaactttcACATTAATCTTAGGGATATGGAAACTAAGATACTCCCATTTGCTCCAGGATTCCATCATTCTGGGATGCCATCTGACATTCATTTCGAAGATTAGATATATTCTACCTTCACTAATAGCTATGTGCGTCTCTGAATATTCAAAAAATtgtgccattttttaaaacacctgAATTTCTACTGCATCCTTGAATAccaaattctatattttttttatgtgctATACAAAATGCTACCATGCTCAGATTTTTAAAGAGTGCTTCCTAAGTCCAGGTTCTCCTTTAGCCGTACCTTTCATAATTTTGTAATTCAGCTATATTCCTCCTTGACCTTGTCTTTTTTAGGCAGGAGAGTCCCAATAAATATGCTATGACGTCCCCTAAACAAACCCTAACACTTCAGATAATGTTGCTCTTTAACTGTTTTGATTTTATCATAGGTTTTTTTACTTATCTTTGGTTTAATTGAATATTATTTGGTTAACTAGACCATGGTTTAATGGAAATAGTATTACCACTGGAACTCAAGAGCAGCATTTCAAACAGTTACCTCTTTGTGTCcctttcatctataaaatggaagtaaCTTTACCTCTTGCCCACTGggacagtttttttaaaaaaggtaaaatagaaataaattgctttaaaagattgctttgggggtgccttggtggcacagttggttaagcatctgactcttggtttcagctcaggtcatactctcagggtggtgggattgaggccgagtcaggctctgcacccagtcTCGAGTCCGCTTGGGActctttcactctctccctctgcccccttcctcccctccatacactcactctctaaaaaataaatcttaaagacaGTTTCAAATAGTGCTCTATAAATATCAGCAAATCTGAGCTTAAAGTTAACATATAACATGTCCTCTGCTTAAACTGCTTGCCAATAACTACGACATGCATATCCATGAGAAAAGCATGGAAATTGGTTCAGATTCAGCCCCTGCTGCTCAGTGactagctcatttcttttaatctCAGCTTCATTTTCAAAGTGGAGGAATTTATGATGGTCAGTACAGTGCTTTGAGACTCTGAAGATATGTTCAGAGCAGAGATTAAAGTTGTGGAAACTTAAGTAGGTGAAATCAGAAATAGCCAGTCTTGGGgctcctgcgtggctcagttggttaagtgccagatccttgattttggctcaggtcatgatctcagagttgtgagattacgattctctctcttccccttcctccctctccctgtacacACTTCACCTCCTGCTgtttctgtctgcctgtctctttcaaaaagaaaaagctaatcTTAAAGGGGTCTGGCTgactcagtccatagagcatgcaactcttgatcttggtgttgtgagttcaagctgcacattgggtgtagagactacgtaaaaatcttttttaaaaagttggccaGTCTTAAGGAAGACTGAATTATATAAGGTGAGAAAGTGTAAACTGAGAAGATGTAAAAACAAGTTTCCTCCTCACATAATACAAATACATGGACATCTCCACCCCTCCTAGAGTAAGTTCTGTGTAGAAAATTATCAAGAAAGAGTGGTTATTTGAGCCAGAGGGCTGAAGGATGAGAAAGAACCTAACATTGTAAGACAGGGGAAGGAGCATTCCTGAAATTGAGGAAACAGCCAGTGTAATGTCTTAGGGGTGGAAAGTAGTTTGCCTTGTTCCCACTTTAGAATGAAGCCCATGTGACTCAAACTTTGAGGTAGGCAGAGGCCTGCTTGTTTATGGTCTCATGATGGGAGTAAACAGTAACATGATTTAAGACTTACAAGATAACTTGGGCTGTTCAGTGAGAATAGACAATGTAGGGATGGGTGATGGATGGGGAAGCTGGTTAAGGGCCACCTGTAGTAGTTCAGGATAACAATGATGGCTAGGCCAGAGTGGTAGCAGTTGGGGGAACTAAGAAGTGGCTGGTTGTAAGATAGCATTTTGGAGTTGAGCTAATAGGACTTATTGGTGAATTGGTTAGTACTTAAGAGCTCAGTAAACAGTGTGGACTTTGGTGAAAGGCTTTGGGTTCAAATATCCTGTGTCCTTTGTTAACAGGCAATGTGATTTCACCAGAGttcactttcctcatttgtaaggtAGGCATGAAATAATAGTGCCTATCTCACAGGTtagttggaaaataaaatgaatccatAAAGACTCTTAGcctaatagatatttattattatcaccattactgtattttttttaaaaagattatttatttatttattcatgagagagagagcgcggcagagacacaggcagagggagaagcagactccatgcaggaggcccaatgcgagactcaatcccgggactccgagatcctgccctgagccaagggctcaactgctgagccacccaggagtctctgactccttttttttttttttaatttaatttaattttttttaaatttatgatagtcacagagagagagagagagagagagggaggcagagacacaggcagagggagaagctccatgcaccgggagcccaacgtgggactcgatcccgggtctccaggatcgcgccctgggccaaaggcaggcgccaaaccactgcgccacccagggatccctctgactCCTTTTCTATCTCTGTCACCACTTCACTTCAACCCACCTCTCACTCTTGATTCTAAGATGTTTGCAGTTCCTTAAGCAGGTAACATGCCTTATTTCTTTCTTACCTGTGCCTTTCTcatgcttttctctttgcctgaaatgaccatttgtgttgtttttaaccAACACCAGAATTTGGAAGGATTGTTGTATAGTTTTCTAGCttccagtattttcttttaagattttatttatttgagggagagagagagcgagcacttgagtgcatgagttgggggaagggcagagggagagagagaagcagactactcCATCCAGTGTGCAGGTGAGCAGGGAccatgagataatgacctgagccaaaggcaaacgtttaactgagccacccaggtgcccctcagtatTATTGTTGAGAAGTCCAGAATCCTTCTTACTcctaattctttttcatttttttcctggaaacaTAGAATTTTCTTTGCCACTGTACTGAAATTGTAAAGTATGTGCCTTGGTATGAGGCTATTTTCCACTATTCTGGTCACTTGGTGGGTATTTTCAGTCTGGAAAGTCAAGCTCTTCagttctgggaaattttcttgaattgtttttttgttctaagatttatttatatgagagagaaagagtacacgTGTACACATTCGGGGGAAGGGGcaaaaagaatcttcaagcagactcctggctgagcatggagcccctaTGCAGGGCAGGATCTCACAAGCCTTGAGACACcacctgtgctgaaaccaagagttggggacactcaccgactgagccaggcaggagaCCCTTCTTCAGTTTAATAACTCCCTACCCtcaatattctcttttctttagatcttttataaaatattagagtTTATTGacctttcttgtctttccttttttcctgttctttgaaaaattcctttaattttactttgtaatCCCATCTATTGGGATTTTCATTTCTggtgtaattttaatttctacaggctaatttttctttgtatatttgaatGTATATTGGAATGTGCAcattcaaagaaaaactaaaatatccTTGTTTCTAGGGTACAATGTTTTAACCTCTGTGAAGATGATAGTGATAATTTTCATTTGCCTACATGGTCTATTCCCTTCATActgctttttatcctttttaagtCAGcataaagtatatgtatatacataattataacCAGAATAAAGTATTAAGTGCAAATGAAAAAATTACAGACCATGTGGAATTGCAACCATTTCCCCATATACTTAAAGAATTTCCTCCTATTCTGAAAGTAAAATGTTGTCAAGTTACAGTAgtcgg comes from Canis lupus familiaris isolate Mischka breed German Shepherd chromosome 13, alternate assembly UU_Cfam_GSD_1.0, whole genome shotgun sequence and encodes:
- the POLR2K gene encoding DNA-directed RNA polymerases I, II, and III subunit RPABC4, which codes for MDTQKDVQPPKQQPMIYICGECHTENEIKSRDPIRCRECGYRIMYKKRTKRLVVFDAR